A genome region from Corallococcus soli includes the following:
- a CDS encoding HAD family hydrolase has translation MRMEQVDETLERIRREVARTPDGVLAFDGDGTLWSGDVGDDLFLALLEHGGVRPEARVALERLGALHGVEAHPDAVTLARGLFAAFEAGRLPEKDTYEMMAWVFAGWHADEVRGFAHDVVARKGVAGRIHPEALRVVEWARGQGVDCYVVSASPRAVVEAAVREVGLTAEFVLACTPREENGRLLTSVFDPVPYGPGKVSCLRQRTDRPLCAAFGDNVFDLDLLAAARVPVAIRPKPRLRERASELPALVQLQPETA, from the coding sequence ATGAGGATGGAACAGGTCGACGAGACGCTGGAGCGCATCCGCCGCGAGGTCGCGCGGACGCCGGACGGTGTGCTGGCCTTCGATGGGGACGGCACCCTGTGGAGCGGGGACGTGGGGGACGACCTGTTCCTCGCGCTGCTGGAGCACGGCGGTGTGCGGCCCGAGGCCCGGGTGGCGCTGGAGCGGCTGGGCGCCCTGCACGGCGTGGAGGCGCACCCGGACGCGGTGACGCTGGCGCGCGGGCTGTTCGCGGCGTTCGAGGCCGGACGGCTGCCGGAGAAGGACACCTACGAGATGATGGCGTGGGTGTTCGCGGGCTGGCACGCGGACGAGGTGCGCGGCTTCGCCCACGACGTCGTGGCGCGCAAGGGCGTGGCCGGCCGCATCCACCCGGAGGCCCTTCGGGTGGTGGAGTGGGCGCGTGGCCAGGGCGTGGATTGCTATGTCGTCAGCGCGTCTCCGCGCGCGGTGGTGGAGGCCGCGGTGCGCGAAGTGGGCCTGACGGCGGAGTTCGTGCTGGCCTGCACGCCGAGGGAAGAGAACGGACGCCTGCTGACGTCCGTCTTCGATCCCGTCCCCTACGGCCCCGGGAAGGTGAGCTGTCTGCGGCAGCGCACGGACCGGCCGCTGTGCGCCGCCTTCGGTGACAACGTGTTCGACCTGGACCTGCTCGCGGCCGCGCGTGTCCCGGTGGCCATCCGCCCCAAGCCACGGCTGCGCGAGCGCGCGTCGGAGCTCCCGGCCCTGGTGCAGTTGCAGCCCGAAACGGCCTGA
- a CDS encoding OmpA family protein: MRTQAQSWALAALLATAVAPAAFGQTTGPLVPLDLERLRFTPAGTDSMLVDTGNVLPEGGYRLLLMAHHERGILLLKGSDGLERSIIHYRTSGWLAGAWSPIQNLELSAKLPVIIHQAGSGAGSLVGVSEPKSFGLGTPELGARYALLRREDGDPVFLGLGLDIGIPGGTADAFGRQQGWAGFQFAPRVAVSREVGPVVLGANAGVRIRSREVEPGRDVGTELEQGVVVATRGEGLRAEVALQAAESLVESDFALELLGGVRLPLGGSGFEAFAIGGHGFTDIPGTPSLRFAGGIAYAHKPAREDKCQSGRSHTPAECPDQDDDGDSVRNGQDKCPLEAGSVENGGCPDTDSDGDGVVDREDKCSSEKGLPRYQGCPAPDADKDGVPDDEDKCPQEAGTPENGGCPATVTDTDKDGVPDGEDACPNEAGTAENRGCPAKDTDKDGVPDGEDACPNQAGTAENRGCPAEEPPPAKPTKSPLEHHVRFPSGLAEFQEDEQRQLDAIADYLKANPQLTIRVEGHTDNSGPDELNRTLSQQRAERVRAYLIQKGIAGSRMEAKGFGPDRPLATNDTPEGKSENRRVQFVPVSGAVK, translated from the coding sequence TTGCGTACCCAGGCTCAGAGCTGGGCGCTGGCCGCGCTGCTGGCCACCGCCGTCGCACCCGCTGCCTTCGGGCAGACCACCGGTCCCCTCGTCCCGCTGGACCTGGAGCGCCTGCGCTTCACCCCGGCGGGCACGGACTCCATGCTGGTGGACACCGGCAACGTGCTCCCCGAGGGCGGCTACCGCCTGCTCCTCATGGCCCACCACGAGCGCGGCATCCTGCTCTTGAAGGGCAGCGACGGGCTGGAGCGCTCCATCATCCACTACCGGACCTCCGGCTGGCTCGCGGGCGCGTGGTCGCCCATCCAGAACCTGGAGCTGTCCGCGAAGCTGCCGGTGATCATCCACCAGGCAGGAAGCGGCGCCGGGTCGCTGGTCGGCGTGTCGGAGCCGAAGTCCTTCGGCCTGGGGACGCCGGAGCTGGGGGCGCGCTACGCGCTCCTGCGCCGCGAGGACGGAGACCCGGTGTTCCTCGGCCTGGGCCTGGACATCGGGATTCCGGGTGGCACCGCGGACGCGTTCGGCCGGCAGCAGGGCTGGGCGGGGTTCCAGTTCGCGCCCCGCGTGGCGGTGAGCCGCGAGGTGGGCCCCGTGGTCCTGGGCGCCAACGCGGGCGTGCGGATCCGCTCGCGCGAGGTCGAGCCCGGCCGCGACGTGGGCACCGAGCTGGAGCAGGGCGTGGTGGTGGCGACGCGCGGCGAGGGGCTGCGCGCGGAGGTCGCGTTGCAGGCCGCCGAGTCCCTGGTGGAGTCGGACTTCGCCCTGGAGCTGCTGGGAGGCGTGCGCCTGCCCCTGGGCGGCTCCGGCTTCGAGGCGTTCGCCATCGGTGGCCACGGCTTCACGGACATCCCGGGCACACCGTCGCTCCGCTTCGCGGGCGGCATCGCGTACGCGCACAAGCCCGCGCGTGAGGACAAGTGCCAGAGCGGCCGCAGCCACACGCCGGCCGAGTGCCCGGACCAGGATGACGACGGCGATTCGGTGCGCAACGGCCAGGACAAGTGCCCGTTGGAAGCCGGCTCGGTGGAGAACGGCGGCTGCCCGGACACGGACTCGGACGGCGACGGCGTGGTGGATCGCGAGGACAAGTGCTCCTCCGAGAAGGGCCTGCCGCGCTACCAGGGCTGCCCCGCGCCGGACGCGGACAAGGACGGCGTCCCGGACGACGAGGACAAGTGCCCGCAGGAAGCTGGCACCCCGGAGAACGGCGGCTGCCCCGCGACGGTGACGGACACGGACAAGGACGGCGTCCCGGACGGAGAGGACGCCTGCCCGAACGAGGCCGGCACCGCGGAGAACCGTGGCTGCCCCGCGAAGGACACGGACAAGGACGGCGTCCCGGATGGCGAGGACGCGTGCCCGAACCAGGCCGGCACCGCGGAGAACCGGGGTTGCCCCGCCGAGGAGCCGCCCCCCGCGAAGCCGACGAAGTCGCCGCTGGAGCACCACGTCCGCTTCCCGTCGGGCCTGGCGGAGTTCCAGGAGGACGAGCAGCGCCAGTTGGACGCCATCGCGGACTACCTGAAGGCGAACCCCCAGCTCACGATCCGGGTCGAGGGCCACACGGACAACAGCGGTCCGGATGAGCTCAACCGCACGCTGAGCCAGCAGCGCGCGGAGCGGGTGCGCGCGTACCTCATCCAGAAGGGCATCGCGGGCTCCCGGATGGAGGCGAAGGGCTTCGGCCCCGACCGTCCGCTGGCGACCAACGACACGCCCGAGGGCAAGAGCGAGAACCGCCGGGTGCAGTTCGTCCCGGTGTCGGGCGCGGTCAAGTAG